One part of the Lotus japonicus ecotype B-129 chromosome 2, LjGifu_v1.2 genome encodes these proteins:
- the LOC130738253 gene encoding agamous-like MADS-box protein AGL62 has translation MSTSRRKSLGRQKIEMKKMTNESNLQVTFSKRRSGLFKKASELCILCDVEIALVVFSPGEKVFSFGHPSVEAVIKRYFSQAPPQTSDTMQYIEAQRNSKVHELNVELSQINNLLDTVRNHGEELNRLHKAAQAQFWWACQIEEMDRPKLEQFRMALNELKKQISRYCDRTRIHGAPAASTATTNPPTHMFFASGSSNVMIPPHHPQSPPPQVFAPQFFEGSMKQGHHLFGGIFNNMGAYDGPPGFY, from the coding sequence ATGTCAACCTCCAGAAGGAAAAGTCTCGGAAGgcaaaaaattgaaatgaaaaaaatgacaaATGAAAGCAACCTCCAAGTCACTTTCTCAAAGCGTCGTAGTGGACTCTTTAAGAAAGCCAGCGAGCTATGCATCCTATGCGACGTGGAGATTGCTCTTGTTGTCTTCTCGCCAGGTGAAAAGGTATTCTCTTTTGGCCACCCAAGTGTTGAGGCCGTCATCAAGCGCTACTTCTCTCAAGCACCACCCCAAACCTCTGATACCATGCAGTACATTGAGGCTCAACGCAACTCCAAGGTGCATGAGCTCAACGTGGAGCTCTCTCAAATCAACAACCTATTGGACACCGTGAGGAATCACGGTGAGGAGCTGAATCGCCTACACAAGGCGGCACAAGCTCAGTTTTGGTGGGCTTGTCAGATTGAAGAGATGGATAGGCCTAAGCTTGAGCAATTTAGGATGGCCTTGAATGAGCTTAAGAAACAGATCAGTCGCTATTGTGACAGGACTCGCATTCATGGTGCTCCCGCTGCTAGTACTGCCACTACTAACCCACCAACTCATATGTTTTTTGCTTCTGGTTCGTCCAATGTCATGATCCCTCCCCACCACCCACAATCACCTCCTCCTCAGGTGTTTGCACCACAGTTTTTTGAGGGCTCCATGAAGCAGGGCCATCATTTGTTTGGTGGAATATTTAACAACATGGGAGCATACGATGGACCCCCTGGCTTCTACTAA